The Paenibacillus macerans genome includes a window with the following:
- a CDS encoding aldo/keto reductase: protein MPNHLQDTVTLNNGVEMPWFGLGVYQAKEGQEVIQAVKAAIRTGYRSIDTAALYRNEEGVGQAVKEAMEENGLTRDQLFITSKVWNSDQGYESTLQAFETSLSKLNLGYIDLFLVHWPVKGKYKDTWRALEKIYAEGKVRAIGVSNFQIHHLEDLLADAKVVPAVNQVELHPHLTQKELLQYCRSKGIETEAWSPLGQGQLLDHETLKEIAAKYGKTAAQVILRWDLQVGVVTIPKSVRAERIAENADIFDFALSEEDIREIDRLNQNKRFGADPDNFGF, encoded by the coding sequence ATGCCCAATCATTTGCAGGATACCGTCACATTAAACAATGGAGTCGAAATGCCCTGGTTCGGTCTGGGCGTTTATCAAGCCAAAGAGGGCCAAGAAGTGATTCAGGCGGTCAAAGCGGCGATTCGCACCGGTTACCGCAGCATTGATACCGCAGCCTTGTACCGCAACGAAGAAGGAGTCGGCCAGGCGGTAAAGGAAGCGATGGAGGAAAACGGGCTGACGCGGGATCAACTGTTCATTACCTCAAAGGTATGGAATAGCGACCAAGGTTACGAATCGACGCTGCAAGCGTTCGAAACAAGCCTGAGCAAACTGAACCTTGGATATATCGACCTGTTTCTGGTGCATTGGCCAGTCAAGGGAAAATACAAGGACACGTGGCGGGCGCTTGAAAAGATATACGCGGAAGGCAAGGTGCGCGCGATCGGAGTCAGCAATTTTCAAATCCACCATCTGGAGGATTTGCTGGCGGATGCGAAGGTCGTTCCGGCGGTGAATCAGGTGGAATTGCATCCGCACTTAACGCAAAAAGAACTGCTGCAGTACTGCCGCTCAAAGGGCATTGAGACGGAAGCGTGGTCGCCGCTGGGGCAGGGCCAGTTGCTTGATCATGAAACGTTAAAGGAGATTGCGGCGAAATACGGCAAAACGGCGGCGCAGGTCATTTTGCGCTGGGATCTCCAGGTCGGTGTCGTCACGATTCCGAAATCCGTACGCGCGGAGCGGATCGCCGAAAACGCCGATATATTCGATTTTGCGTTAAGCGAAGAGGACATTCGGGAGATCGACAGGTTAAATCAAAACAAGCGGTTCGGGGCGGACCCGGACAATTTCGGTTTCTAG